The genome window GCACCAGGCCCAGCGAAGAGGCCTGCACCGTGCCTTTCATGGAGCTAGGCCAACGCACCCCCGATTTCAGCTTTTTGCTGAAAAACCGTGTCAAGAACTTTTTTCACTGCCCTGCTGAATAGTTACAAAAATTTAAAAACATACCCACATCTTTCCAATGCGGGTACGCGATGGACATATTCTCACGGTTCAGGGTGCCATCCGCCAAAAAGTCGATGACAGCGTCCTGCTGAAAAAACGCGCCCCCCAACTCCTCGACGCCGCCATCATACCCCCCAGGAAATCTTGGCCAAAAGCCCGTCGGCAACAATTTTGTGAAGAAGGGTCCGAAACAACCGGAGGTTTTCTGATGGGGACCGAAGGTGACATAGGCCAACCCCGCCGCCCTTCCCGCGCCCGCAAAAATTTTCAGAACAGATCAAACACCTTGCTCAGCCTGATCTCGAAGCGATAGCCGTCCGAGGGGGTGCCCTTGGGGTTTTCGTACCAGCGGTAGACGGGGTAGGTGATCAGCACGCCCGCGTTGATCGCCGTCGGCTGGTGTTTGAAGGAAAGTTTCGGGCCGACGTACCATTCCCGCTTCGAGTCGTCCCGTCGCTGATTGTTCCGCTCGCTTTCGCCGTTCCACTCGAAGAGGGATTCCACCCCGACGTCGACATATTTGTTCAAGGCCCAGGTCCAGGCGGTGTTGCAGCGAAGGCGGTCGGGATTGCGGTAGTCGTGTTCCCCTTCGGTGAAGGTGAAGTAATGGAGTTCCTGGTCGAAGCGGTGGGAACGCAAAAAGCGTGTGAGCCCGAGACCGAAGCCCGCGCCCCAGGCGCGGTTACCGAGGGAATCGACGCTTTTGTCGCTGACGTTCGCCGTCGGCAGAACGGCGGCGGTATCCACGGCCAGGCTGAAGGGCGCCCCTTTACTCTGATCGAGAAGGACCGCATGCAGACAGAGGATGGCGTCGCCAACCGAACCCAGATCCTCGGAATCCCCGGTTTTGCGGTTCTTGCGTTCGATGTCGTAAAGGGTCACCGACGAACGGATGTCCAACCCCGGAGCGAGACCGTAGCGCAGCTTAATGACGCCGATGTGTTTGGTTAGCTTTCCGTTGCCGTTCAGTTTGTCACGGTGGTAGCGCACCCCGTCCGTCTCCATGTACCGATAATGCAAGGTCGTCACCAGCTTGCCCACGGGCAAACCGAGCCCGGCAGGACCGAAGGAGGCGGCCACCAGCCCGCCGGGGCGGGCATCGTTCTTGGCCGCCCCGACCGGAGTTCCGATCAGCGCCGCCAACATACACACCGTTAAAATCCACCCGGCTCTGCTCATGCCCATCCCCTTTTTCCGGTATCCAAAATCATGCCAGTATAACCCAGCCCTCCCCTTGCCGGCTTGTGATTTTCCCCGTTGACGGATCGATGCGGAGTTGTTAATCTGCCGGCCATGAAAACGCTGACCTTCGAAAACCTGAACAGCACGAAGAATTGGTGGCGCTGGGCCTCTTTTTAGCCGGTCCGCGCGTCGATCATATTGCATCATGCCGCGAACCGAACCAGGTCGCGGAACGAATGAACCAGCACCAGCCGCGGCCAAAAACCGCGGCTTTTTTTGTTGAAATCGTCTCTCGCCCGCTCCTTGCAGTCGCTAGAGCTCGGAGAGGGCACAGAGATAACCACAAAACAAGACTTTAAAAGACTTTCTCCGCGATCTCTGCGTGCTCTAGAGAGCGAAGCGAACGGGCGCGAGGCCGCTTTGACCAATCACCAACAACCAATCACTAATCACCAATTAAACAGAGGTAACGACATGCGCGTCTTATCCGGCATCCAGCCTTCGGGCTCCCTGCACCTGGGCAACTTCTTCGGCATGATGAAGAAGATGATCGAGCACCAGGAAAACCACGAACTCTTCTGCTTTATCGCCAACTACCACGCCATGACCTCGGTCTCCGACGGCAAGGCGTTGGCCAAGGGGACGCTGGAGGCGGCGGCCAACTTCCTGGCCCTGGGGATGGACCCAGAAAAGAGCATCTTCTGGGTGCAGTCGGACGTCCCCGAAGTGCAGGAGCTGACCTGGGCGCTCTCCAACTTCACGCCGATGGGCCTG of Desulfuromonas acetexigens contains these proteins:
- a CDS encoding transporter, with protein sequence MSRAGWILTVCMLAALIGTPVGAAKNDARPGGLVAASFGPAGLGLPVGKLVTTLHYRYMETDGVRYHRDKLNGNGKLTKHIGVIKLRYGLAPGLDIRSSVTLYDIERKNRKTGDSEDLGSVGDAILCLHAVLLDQSKGAPFSLAVDTAAVLPTANVSDKSVDSLGNRAWGAGFGLGLTRFLRSHRFDQELHYFTFTEGEHDYRNPDRLRCNTAWTWALNKYVDVGVESLFEWNGESERNNQRRDDSKREWYVGPKLSFKHQPTAINAGVLITYPVYRWYENPKGTPSDGYRFEIRLSKVFDLF